Part of the Halococcus saccharolyticus DSM 5350 genome is shown below.
CGTCGAGTCCCGTGGTCTCGATGTCGAAAAAACAGGTCGCGTCGCGGAAGTTCTCGTAGAGCCGCCACCGGCTTGACGAGGGGAACGCCTCGTCGAAGAAGGCGGCGTCGCCCGCGTCGAGACGGTCACGCGCGGTTTCGATGAACTCCTGGATGCGGCGCTCGGTCGTCGCGCCGACGCTCGAGCCGTCGAACGCGTCCCAGTGTGTGACGCCGTCGTTCCAAAGTCGGCGTTCGGTCGCCTCCCCAACGCCGTGGACGGGAATGAAGCTGTTCTCGATGCGCACACTTCTCGAAAGGACGGTGTCGACCTAAACGCTTCTCTCGACGCCCGCACGATTTCGCTCCCCGTCTTTGAGGGAGTGGTTAGAGGACGGTGCCGTGTTTCTTGTCGGGCAGCGACTTCTCGACGTCCTCGTAGAACGCGAAGCGTGCTGCGAGCTCCTCGCGGAGGTCGCTCGGCGGCACGATCTCGTCGATCACCACCTCGTTCGCCATCCGGTGAACGTCGATGTCCTCGCGGTACTCCTCCCGGAGTTCGGCCTCGCGTTCGGCGCGCTCTTCGTCGTCCTCGATGTCGTCGAGTCGGTTGCGGTAGACCGCGTTGATCGCGGCCTCGGGTCCCATGATGGCGATCTCGCCCGACGGAAGGCCGAGCGTCGCCTCGGGGTCGTAGGCCGGTCCGCTCATCGCGTAGATCCCCGCGCCGTAGGCCTTCCGGAGGACGACGCACTGTTTCGGGACCGTCGCCGACGACGTGGCGTAGATCATCTTCTTGCCCTGTTCGAGGATGCCGTCCTTCTCGACCTGCGAGCCCGCCATGAACCCTGGCGTGTCACAGAGATACAGCAGCGGGATGTTGTAGGCGTCACAGGTCCAGACGAACTCCGCGGCCTTCTCGGCCGCATCGGGGAAGATCGCGCCCGCACGGTGGGCGGGCTGGTTCGCGACCACACCCACGGGCCGGCCGTCGATCCGGCAGAACGCGGTCACGATCTCCGGGCCGTACTGCTCGCGGAGTTCGAGCACGCTCCCGCGGTCGGCGACGCGATCGATCACCTCGTGGACGTCGTACCCTCGGTTCGGCTGTTCGGGGATCACCGAATCGATCCCGTCGGGCGATCGTGCGGGCGGAGCGGCGTCGGCGCGGGGTGGTTTCTCGTCCGAGTTGTCCGGCAGGTAGGTGATGAGCTGGGCGACGAGTTCGCGGGCGTGCTCCTCGTCCTCGGCTACGAGGTCGGCGCTGCCCGATTCGGCGGCGTGGACCTGCGCACCACCGAGGTCCTGAAGGTCGATCTCCTCGCCGGTCACCATCTCGACCATCCGGGGCGAGGCGATCGCCATCGCACTCATCCCTTCGACCATCACGGTGAAGTCGGCGAACACGGGCGTGTAGGCCGCACCGGCGATACAAGGGCCGTAGAGCACGCAGATCTGCGGGACGCGCCCAGACAGCATCGAGTGGTTGTAATAGTATTTCCCGATCCCTTCGCGGTTGGCGAAGAAGCCGGTCTGCTGGTCGATCCTCCCACCAGAAGAGTC
Proteins encoded:
- a CDS encoding acyl-CoA carboxylase subunit beta codes for the protein MDIRIGGDASDEEARVVGSALAEHVGENVTVYVGDAEESTVSVEPPETESSESKSRESEGSVGTADHGPTEREERLREEITDIELGGPEKYRERLDDQGKLFVRDRLDLWFGEGGFTFEDGRFAGFDDWHPDSPEVEDPDPNTRLPGDGLLTGAAEFEGRDIHAMANDFTVKAGSMAEKGVEKFLRMQQRALKTGRPVLYLMDSSGGRIDQQTGFFANREGIGKYYYNHSMLSGRVPQICVLYGPCIAGAAYTPVFADFTVMVEGMSAMAIASPRMVEMVTGEEIDLQDLGGAQVHAAESGSADLVAEDEEHARELVAQLITYLPDNSDEKPPRADAAPPARSPDGIDSVIPEQPNRGYDVHEVIDRVADRGSVLELREQYGPEIVTAFCRIDGRPVGVVANQPAHRAGAIFPDAAEKAAEFVWTCDAYNIPLLYLCDTPGFMAGSQVEKDGILEQGKKMIYATSSATVPKQCVVLRKAYGAGIYAMSGPAYDPEATLGLPSGEIAIMGPEAAINAVYRNRLDDIEDDEERAEREAELREEYREDIDVHRMANEVVIDEIVPPSDLREELAARFAFYEDVEKSLPDKKHGTVL